Genomic DNA from Rhodothermales bacterium:
CCCTGCGCCGAGTCCGCGGACCTGTTCCGACCTGCGGACTTCAAGGGCAACATCGACCTGGATGCCCTGCAGCGCACGGTTGCGGAGCATCGGGAGCGCATTCCGTTCGTGATGATCACCGTGACAAACAACGGAGGCGGTGGTCAGCCGGTATCCATGGCCAACATTCGTGCGGCCTCCGAAATAGCTCGCGAAGCAGGCATTCCGTTCTACATCGATGCGTGCCGCTTTGCTGAGAACGCCTTCTTTATTCGGGAACGGGAAGCCGGCTACGGTGAACACGAACTGATCGACATCGCCCGGGAGATGTTCTCCTACGCCGATGGATGCACCATGAGCGCCAAGAAGGACGGCATGGTGAACATCGGCGGCATCCTGTGCACGAACGATGAGCGCCTGGCCAAGCAGGAGGAGGAACTGCTCATCCTGACGGAGGGATTTCCAACCTACGGGGGGTTGGCCGGCAGGGACCTCGAGGCTGTCGCGGTCGGGCTTTATGAGGCTGTGCGCCTGGACTACCAGCGCTATCGGTTCTCGTCCACGGAATACCTGGGCAATCACATTGCCGCCGAAGGCATTCCCGTTCTGCAGCCGCCGGGCGGCCACGCCATTTATGTCGATGCGGGCTCCATGCTGCCCCACATCCCGGCGTCACAGTACCCGGGCCAGGCGCTTGTGGTTGAGCTCTATCGCCAGGGCGGAATCCGCACGGTGGAGATCGGGTCGGTAATGTTCGGCGCGGTGGATCCGGAGACCGGCAGCGAAAAGCCCGCCCGGTTCGAGCTGGTGCGGCTGGCGATCCCGCGGCGCACCTATACCAAGAGCCAGATCGACTACGTGGTAGACGTGTTTCGCGAGCTGAAGGAGCGGTCCGACGGGATTCGTGGGGTGCGCATTGTGGAGCAGCCCAAGCGGCTTCGGCACTTCAGCGCGAAGTTCGCGCCCGCAGGGTAAACGCCAGGCGTTCTTGCCTCAGTCCGTGCCCTGAACCGCCGCCGATACCGCTTGATAGAACTGCCGGTACTCGGCATTCTGCGGATCCAGGAACAGAAGCCTGCTGGCATACGGAAGGGATTCCTGCACACGGCCGGTGTTCAACAGCAGACTCGCCATGTTGCCCAGTGCCTCGGGCATGTCCGGGTCCAGTGCCAATGCCTGCAGGAAATCTGCCTCCCCGCCCTCCAGGTCACCCTGATTCAGGCGCAGGAAGCCTCGGTTGTTCCAGGTGAAGGCGAACGTCGAATCCCGGTCCAACACCTCGCGGAAGGCGTTCTCGGCCAGGTCGAGTTGTCCGTAGGCCAAATACGCCGTGCCGAGCTTGTCCCGAAATCGCAGGTGGTCCGGTGCCAGATCCACGGCATGCTCCAGCCAGGAAACGGCTTTGGGCACATCACCCCGGGTCAGAAACGCCTCTCCGATGCGGTAGGCAGTCCACGCATCGCCCGTGAACCCGGGGGTGCGCACCGTGCCGAGGCCCACCAGGGCATCCCAGTCTTCCTGGAGGAAGGCCAACCGGACCCGCTCGCGAATGGCCTCATCGGACGGCAGGCGACCCAGAACGGCCTGCGCGGAGTCCAGATAGAACGGGCGATGGGCAAATTCCTCATAGAAGGTGAGGTAGGCCGCGGCCATGGTCGGCGCGTCGACGCTGTCGCTGAGCAAACTCGCCATACGCACGAGGTCCGTACGAGCCGCCGCCTGACGGCCCGACTCGCTGCGCTCGGGCTCCACCACCCGGATGTAGTGATCCGTGATGCGCACATTCGGAATGTCGATCGTACCGGATTCCGGCATGTGACATGAGAAGCAATTGTCGTTCACGGCCCCGCGCG
This window encodes:
- a CDS encoding tryptophanase, encoding MRIIEPFRIKVVEPIHFTTREERETVLEKAGFNLFKVPSRSVIIDLLTDSGTGAMSAEQWAAIMRGDEAYAGSPSFDRFEAAVKDIFGFRHVIPTHQGRAAERILAATLVKAGDVVPNNTHFDTTRANIEAVGATALDLPCAESADLFRPADFKGNIDLDALQRTVAEHRERIPFVMITVTNNGGGGQPVSMANIRAASEIAREAGIPFYIDACRFAENAFFIREREAGYGEHELIDIAREMFSYADGCTMSAKKDGMVNIGGILCTNDERLAKQEEELLILTEGFPTYGGLAGRDLEAVAVGLYEAVRLDYQRYRFSSTEYLGNHIAAEGIPVLQPPGGHAIYVDAGSMLPHIPASQYPGQALVVELYRQGGIRTVEIGSVMFGAVDPETGSEKPARFELVRLAIPRRTYTKSQIDYVVDVFRELKERSDGIRGVRIVEQPKRLRHFSAKFAPAG